In the genome of Cervus canadensis isolate Bull #8, Minnesota unplaced genomic scaffold, ASM1932006v1 Scaffold_040, whole genome shotgun sequence, one region contains:
- the LOC122436507 gene encoding transmembrane protein 62-like, protein MEELLLLAKESRWSNHSIWFGHYTTSTVLSPSPGLRSIMSSATAYLCGHLHTLGGLMPVLHTRHFQGTLELELGDWKDNRR, encoded by the exons ATGGAGGAGCTTTTGTTACTGGCCAAGGAAAGCCGTTGGAGCAACCACAGTATTTGGTTTGGACACTATACAACATCCACTGTCCTTTCTCCATCACCAGGACTTCGGTCAATAATGAG TTCGGCTACAGCTTATTTGTGTGGGCATCTTCATACCCTTGGTGGACTCATGCCTGTTTTGCACACTCGTCACTTCCAGGGCACTTTGGAACTTGAGCTAGGAGACTGGAAGGATAACAGAAGGTAA